The proteins below come from a single Tachysurus fulvidraco isolate hzauxx_2018 chromosome 13, HZAU_PFXX_2.0, whole genome shotgun sequence genomic window:
- the rnf7 gene encoding RING-box protein 2: MAEMDDGDEPGLVHTHSGLSSSSKSGGDKMFSLKKWNAVAMWSWDVECDTCAICRVQVMDACLRCQAENKQEDCVVVWGECNHSFHNCCMSLWVKQNNRCPLCQQDWVVQRIGK; this comes from the exons ATGGCGGAGATGGATGACGGCGATGAGCCGGGTTTAGTGCACACACATAGCGGTTTATCGTCTTCATCCAAGTCGGGGGGAGATAAAATGTTTTCTCTTAAGAAGTGGAATGCGGTGGCAATGTGGAGCTGGGATGTCGAGTGTGATACTTGCGCCATTTGTAGGGTGCAGGTAATGG ATGCCTGTTTAAGATGTCAGGCGGAAAACAAACAGGAGGACTGTGTTG TTGTATGGGGAGAGTGCAACCACTCCTTCCATAACTGCTGCATGTCTCTGTGGGTGAAGCAGAACAACCGATGTCCACTATGCCAACAAGACTGGGTTGTGCAGAGGATTGGCAAGTGA